A genomic window from Panthera tigris isolate Pti1 chromosome B4, P.tigris_Pti1_mat1.1, whole genome shotgun sequence includes:
- the LOC102968139 gene encoding LOW QUALITY PROTEIN: ribosome biogenesis protein BOP1 (The sequence of the model RefSeq protein was modified relative to this genomic sequence to represent the inferred CDS: inserted 5 bases in 5 codons; deleted 5 bases in 3 codons; substituted 3 bases at 3 genomic stop codons): WRRPLGHRCRPGPLPQGQRTSGTWWAWALGTDGRHSYKPLCTHDKLDQVLRKMDDPDYRCMMQDWMTGHDLWLTDEQVALAWWLQRGQLGDMSFDLYELDFFTGDLVLHSVTSXPADKHSFIPSLVEKERVSHLGHAIKMGQMQLHGPQNPTPSFSNLWVXEDPDVGPDGHKIHIPSPKLVLXRHTEFYGPPPAYLPSKEVWEQWEPGERKPTFLPHKFPNLRGVPVYSCFLQECFTCCLDLYXCPRQCKVRVNVNPEDLVTKLSQLQDPQPFLACQVLVSRGPSNLVHHLSVXPGEGQWLASGSDDGLLXLWEVAATRCTRTVPVVGMLRSIGWNTHPIICLVAVAVEDVVLLLILALGAQLVVGSEDQLLSAFIPPEMPAVQPAYWLEAPEEKRQGGLWLHIRHGKLVTLLTWHGCGDFLAVVLAPAGHTRVLIHXLSWRCRQTPFCSHGQVPWVAFYSVPSFVLVTFECSICLYCLLCQELTQKLRPNCKWVSSLAVHPAGDKVICGSYDSKLVWFDLDLSGEPYRVVRHHRRTXRAVAFHTWYQVFTSSSDHGSVIVCHRMVHSDLLQNQLLVPVKVLRGHMLSQDLGVLDVAFRPPQLWVFSGANGTVCLFT; encoded by the exons TGGAGAAGACCACTGGGCCACAGGTGCAGGCCGGGACCTCTTCCCCAAGGACAGAGGACATCTGGAACATGGTGGGCATGGGCATTGGGCACGGATGGCAGGCACAGCTACAAGCCCCTGTGTACTCATGACAAGCTGGACCAGGTTCTGCGCAAAATGGATGATCCTGACTACCGGTGCATGATGCAGGACTGGATGACAGGGCACGACTTATGGCTGACCGATGAGCAGGTGGCTCTGGCATGGTGGCTGCAGAGGGGCCAGTTGGGGGACATGAGCTTTGATCTGTATGAGCTGGACTTCTTCACTGGGGACCTGGTGCTCCACTCAGTAACCAGCTGACCTGCTGACAAGCACAGCTTCATCCCATCCCTGGTGGAGAAGGAGAGGGTCTCTCACTTGGGGCAT GCCATTAAGATGGGCCAGATGCAGCTTCACGGGCCCCAGAACCCCACCCCTAGCTTCAGTAATCTGTGGG TGGAAGACCCCGATGTTGGGCCGGATGGGCACAAGATACACATACCCAGTCCCAAGCTGGTCC GGCGTCACACTGAGTTCTACGGCCCACCTCCTGCGTATCTGCCCAGCAAAGAGGTGTGGGAGCAATGGGAGCCAGGTGAGAGGAAGCCTACCTTCCTGCCACACAAGTTTCCGAACCTGCGGGGTGTGCCTGTGTATAGCTGTTTCCTCCAGGAATGCTTCACATGCTGCCTTGACCTCT TGTGTCCACGGCAGTGCAAGGTGAGGGTGAATGTGAACCCTGAAGACCTCGTCACCAAACTGTCCCAGCTGCAGGACCCGCAGCCTTTCCTCGCATGTCAGGTCCTGGTCTCTAGAGGCCCCAGCAACCTTGTCCACCACCTTAGTG ATCCTGGAGAGGGCCAGTggctggcttcaggctctgacgaTGGCTTACTATGACTCTGGGAGGTGGCTGCCACCCGCTGCACGAGGACCGTGCCCGTTGTGGGTATGCTGAGGAGTATTGGCTGGAACACTCACCCCATCATCTGCCTGGTGGCTGTGGCTGTAGAGGACGTGGTGCTGCTACTGATTCTGGCCTTGGGGGCCCAGCTGGTGGTGGGCAGCGAGGACCAGCTGCTGTCTGCCTTCATCCCACCTGAGATGCCGGCCGTTCAGCCTGCCTACTGGCTGGAGGCCCCAGAGGAGAAACGCCAGGGGGGA CTGTGGCTGCACATCCGCCATGGGAAGCTTGTGACTCTGTTGACCTGGCATGGGTGTGGGGACTTCTTGGCTGTGGTCCTGGCCCCTGCAGGCCACACACGGGTGCTGATCCACTAGCTGAGCTGGCGCTGCAGGCAGACCCCCTTCTGCAGCCATGGCCAGGTTCCGTGGGTGGCCTTCTACTCTGTCCCATCCTTTGTGTTAGTGACTTTCGAGTGCAGCATCTGCCTTTACTGTCTCCTGTGCCAGGAGCTCACCCAGAAGCTGAGACCCAACTGTAAGTGGGTGTCCAGCCTGGCAGTGCACCCTGCAGGGGACAAGGTCATCTGTGGGAGCTATGACAGCAAGCTGGTGTGGTTTGATCTGGACCTTTCTGGTGAGCCTTACAGGGTGGTGAGGCACCACAGGAGGA CAAGGGCTGTGGCCTTCCACACCTGGTACCAGGTCTTCACATCTAGCTCTGACCACGGGAGTGTCATTGTCTGCCATAGGATGGTACACAGTGACCTGCTGCAGAACCAACTGCTGGTGCCTGTGAAGGTGCTGCGGGGACACATGCTGAGCCAAGACCTGGGTGTACTGGATGTGGCTTTCCGCCCT CCCCAGCTGTGGGTTTTCTCAGGGGCCAATGGCACCGTCTGCCTCTTCACCTAA